The following coding sequences lie in one Candidatus Poribacteria bacterium genomic window:
- a CDS encoding type II secretion system protein GspG, whose protein sequence is MIDSGFHDIKGMTLLELIALVVIAAVIAALTAPKLIEERKVKHAIHDVQVIAGACERFHRKFGRFPKSLNELIKTKQSEEWNLPFLKAVSHNPWGGRYVLDLKRSKVGIPEDDETVPRKYRFGGIAEISELIREDANPWQ, encoded by the coding sequence ATGATAGATTCTGGGTTTCATGACATAAAGGGGATGACACTGCTGGAGCTTATAGCTCTGGTGGTGATCGCCGCCGTGATCGCTGCTTTGACCGCTCCTAAGCTCATCGAGGAGAGAAAGGTCAAGCATGCCATTCACGATGTTCAGGTGATAGCCGGAGCATGTGAGAGATTTCACAGAAAATTCGGTAGGTTTCCCAAATCGCTGAATGAGTTGATTAAGACCAAACAGAGCGAAGAATGGAACCTGCCATTTCTGAAGGCCGTATCGCACAACCCATGGGGCGGCCGATACGTGTTAGATCTGAAGAGATCTAAGGTGGGAATACCGGAGGATGATGAAACTGTTCCCCGAAAATATAGGTTCGGTGGGATAGCCGAGATAAGTGAACTCATAAGGGAGGATGCTAACCCGTGGCAATAG